A single genomic interval of Helianthus annuus cultivar XRQ/B chromosome 13, HanXRQr2.0-SUNRISE, whole genome shotgun sequence harbors:
- the LOC110899651 gene encoding primary amine oxidase, whose translation MDSKNLIRFLFFTFIIALLLLLTLTNIPYPLPLSDNSALLDCATNSRRCTIKQPPKPTTRLHTTDLPHHPLDPLTLTELNKVRSILLSHALFSNSNSFAFHSIVLDEPDKTVVLEWSHGDALPPRKASIIARVNGKTHVLTVDITTGVVTPVDVGEHSGYPTMTIEDMTSSTWAPLGNAEFNRTIMARGIDLKDLACLPISLGWFGKKEENRRLIKVQCYSMDGTANFYMRPIEGLTVVLDMDTKQVVEISDKGRNIPIPKAAGTDYRFSAQNTKHNLVNPISIEQPKGPSFVIENEHLVKWANWEFHLKSDPRAGVVISRARVKDPGTGEIRNVMYKGFTSELFVPYMDPTDAWYFKTYMDAGEYGFGLQSMPLDPLNDCPRNAYYMDGVFAAGDGKPYVRENMVCVYESYAGDIGWRHSESPITGMEIREVRPKVTLVVRMAASVANYDYIVDWEFQMDGLIRVKVGLSGILMVKGTSYDNMNQVNQPENLYGTLLSENVVGVIHDHYITFYLDMDVDGPDNSFVKVNLKRETTSPEESPRLSYLKAVRNVAKTEKDAQVKLKLYDPSEYHIVNPSKKTRVGNPTGYKLVPGGTAASLLDLDDPPQKRGAFTNNQIWVTPYNKSEEWAGGLFTYQSHGDDTLAVWSERDRAIENKDIVMWYTLGFHHVPCQEDYPIMPTVSSSFDLKPVNFYDSNPILNIPPHFEKDLPVCNAAASAA comes from the exons ATGGACTCAAAAAACTTGATTCGATTTCTCTTCTTCACTTTCATCATCGCCCTTCTCCTCCTCCTCACTCTCACCAACATCCCCTATCCCCTCCCACTCTCCGACAACAGCGCGTTACTCGACTGCGCCACCAACTCACGGCGGTGCACCATCAAACAACCACCCAAACCCACCACCCGTCTCCACACAACCGACCTACCCCACCACCCGCTCGACCCCCTCACCCTAACCGAACTCAACAAAGTCCGCTCCATCCTCCTCTCCCACGCCCTCTTTTCAAACTCCAACTCTTTCGCGTTCCACTCCATCGTCCTCGACGAGCCAGACAAGACTGTCGTGCTGGAGTGGAGCCACGGCGATGCACTGCCACCTAGAAAGGCGTCAATCATCGCACGTGTCAACGGTAAGACTCATGTTCTCACCGTTGACATTACCACTGGAGTGGTAACTCCAGTGGACGTAGGGGAACACTCTGGTTACCCCACCATGACTATTGAGGACATGACGTCCTCGACATGGGCCCCGCTTGGGAACGCGGAGTTCAACCGTACGATCATGGCACGTGGCATTGATCTAAAGGATCTAGCTTGTCTCCCTATTTCACTAGGGTGGTTCGGAAAAAAAGAGGAGAATCGACGGTTGATTAAGGTACAATGTTATTCAATGGACGGTACAGCTAATTTTTACATGCGACCGATCGAAGGGCTGACAGTTGTTCTTGATATGGATACAAAACAAGTGGTTGAGATTAGTGATAAGGGGAGGAACATCCCGATACCAAAGGCCGCCGGTACAGACTATCGTTTCTCCGcacaaaacactaaacataattTAGTTAACCCAATATCCATAGAGCAACCAAAAGGTCCAAGTTTTGTTATAGAAAATGAGCATCTAGTGAAATGGGCAAATTGGGAATTTCACCTTAAATCCGACCCGAGGGCGGGTGTGGTGATTTCTCGGGCCCGGGTTAAGGACCCGGGTACGGGGGAGATAAGGAATGTGATGTATAAAGGGTTCACTTCGGAGCTATTTGTTCCGTATATGGATCCTACCGACGCTTGGTATTTTAAGACTTATATGGATGCGGGCGAATATGGGTTCGGGCTTCAGTCGATGCCGCTCGACCCGCTTAATGATTGCCCACGTAACGCGTATTATATGGATGGGGTGTTTGCCGCGGGTGATGGGAAACCGTACGTTCGAGAGAATATGGTTTGTGTTTATGAGAGTTACGCAGGAGATATAGGGTGGCGACACTCGGAGAGTCCGATAACCGGAATGGAG ATAAGAGAAGTGAGACCAAAGGTGACGCTAGTTGTAAGGATGGCAGCTTCCGTCGCTAATTATGATTATATAGTCGATTGGGAGTTTCAAATGGACGGATTGATCCGAGTCAAG GTTGGCTTGAGTGGAATCTTGATGGTGAAAGGCACTTCTTATGACAACATGAACCAAGTAAACCAACCGGAAAATCTTTACGGCACACTCTTATCGGAAAATGTCGTCGGAGTCATCCACGACCACTACATCACCTTCTACCTCGACATGGATGTAGACGGGCCCGACAACTCTTTTGTCAAAGTTAACCTTAAGCGGGAAACAACCTCGCCTGAGGAGTCTCCTAGGCTAAGTTACTTGAAAGCCGTTAGAAATGTCGCTAAGACTGAAAAAGACGCACAAGTAAAACTAAAACTTTATGACCCGtctgagtaccatattgttaacCCATCTAAAAAGACACGGGTGGGTAATCCAACCGGGTACAAGTTGGTTCCTGGTGGGACCGCTGCTAGCTTACTAGATCTTGATGACCCGCCTCAGAAACGAGGTGCCTTTACAAATAATCAAATTTGGGTTACCCCGTATAACAAAAGTGAGGAGTGGGCCGGCGGATTATTTACTTATCAGAGTCATGGCGATGACACTCTTGCCGTTTGGTCCGAAAG GGACCGAGCTATAGAAAACAAGGACATTGTAATGTGGTACACATTAGGGTTTCATCATGTTCCGTGCCAAGAGGACTACCCAATCATGCCGACTGTATCATCGAGTTTTGATTTGAAGCCCGTTAACTTTTACGATAGCAATCCTATTCTCAACATCCCACCACATTTTGAGAAAGATTTGCCAGTTTGTAACGCGGCTGCTTCCGCTGCTTAG